In Pelecanus crispus isolate bPelCri1 chromosome Z, bPelCri1.pri, whole genome shotgun sequence, the following are encoded in one genomic region:
- the DENND4C gene encoding DENN domain-containing protein 4C isoform X9 encodes MIEDKGPRVADYFVVAGLTDTDTATLLDQEISRHETKSSGPKAPITDIAVIIKSAGETVPEGYTCVEATPTALQANLNYGSLKSPELFLCYKRGRDKPPLTDIGSDDKKSTNWKQFPKKPCKSLLSTLKKLHPQLAAVHRKTQEGSAVEMTPIEADFSWQKKMTELEMEIQEAFLRFMASILKGYRTFLKPITQAPSNKSTAADSLFDHQGFLKSRDRAYTKFYTHLTKTQIFSRFIEECSFVSDKDTGLAFFDDCIEKLFPDKGTEKGEKVDVDSIEDARLIELDESQKSEHTVFIMPPEPPADDGQDRVPKYSYKNFPRLDFKLFDRPQELKLSFSRHPAGNSISNSPALMAKRTKQEIKTAHKLAKKYYVSPPQWAKCLFSHSYSLWFICLPAYIRVAHPKVKALQQAYDVLIKMRKTDVEPLDEVCYRVVMQLCGLWGQPVQAVRVLFEMKNAGIQPNAITYGYYNKAVLESPWPSSNRSGIFLWTKVRNVVRGTAQFRQCLKKSTQSPRVPVISALRSTTGGSDGDMVSHGSVDSSNDANSGEHTLFVSDLVRLDSIDNHSSTGGQSDQGYGSKDELLRDDGDSLHATETQVEKDVSSKAEDLIGEVCTGKSDEKQQLNIETHSPTDPPAWGNSIVKVPSGIFDSSGRKSKTGSSPLFITQDSVEDVVFGDVAPKKTSEKGQKRQKLFSERSCSFSSESRAGMLLKKGSLDLHSKEIAIMMGADAKILTAALSGAKASPCLMNRSHSFETIVDQQVSGISGTWSCVTESDWELEHRSSPVLEEPGEGQEHLENGRDENMTTVEGMNLEQSAESKNQKPESKDATTKRNSFYGVVKPIEREDVEVGLDPLSLLATDSVQPRHPEPEEKLVSPVAARNLADEIESYMNLKNPLGSKFPSMELHKTDREAEDSDSLGHSQERRSSLPLDPVLPSPEPYENRRSPSVSRSKTFTGRPKQQTHPRVQKERSSSLTGLGRSSPHGSLGSVVTTLSNLKLDNILSGPKMDVLKSGMKQAANVASKMWGVVTSAYSYPDDEEKNSQPDFNFPAGFEDNVLGDNPSSRTGVPGLITNELAQSTTSLGSSSSSGDAGRQHYSAGEVSFPRSMKVLDSEKSEHSSSHNTSLSSICQNYAMEVLMSSCSQCRVCGALVYDEEIMAGWTADDSNLNTTCPFCKSTFLPLLNVEFKDLRGSASFFLKQSTSGDSLQSGTLPLTTDPLEQKMLSSPAVADLISFSDHPQSSHTIAEETSSAAEQSDVAEEQSKDLRTMKTSASNPPKRGVSLTRSHSVGGPLQNIDLSQRPSHGISTASLPNSLQEVVDPLIKRPNPLPVSVPYLSPLVLRKELESLLENEGEQVIHTSKFINQHPIIFWNLVWYFRRLDLPSNLPGLILTSEHCNDGVQLPLTSLAQDSKLVYIHLLWDNTNLHQEPGDPLYISWRNLNSSEKRSSTVAEDQQAINTLLENIKLSIEHNNVDKPINLLLQQVKPDVKRQRSFYREILFLSLVSLGRENIDIEVFDNKYRIAHKNLPKDVLEKMQKIDAPPSSRVECCRKCFGAPLI; translated from the exons TACACAGGAAAACTCaggaaggctctgcagtggAGATGACTCCTATTGAGGCAGATTTCTCCTGGCAGAAGAAGATGACAGAACTCGAGATGGAGATCCAGGAAGCTTTTCTCCGTTTCATGGCATCTATTTTAAAGGGTTACAGAACATTCCTCAAGCCAATCACTCAAGCGCCTTCAAATAAGTCAACTGCTGCTGATTCCTTGTTTGATCATCAAG gatttttaaaaagcagagacCGTGCCTATACAAAGTTCTACACGCATCTGACCAAAACGCAAATATTCAGCCGCTTTATTGAAGAGTGCAGTTTTGTGAGTGACAAAGATACTGGATTGGCATTTTTTGATGACTGCAtagaaaag ctctttccagataaaggaacagaaaaaggagagaag GTTGATGTAGATTCCATCGAAGATGCACGGTTGATTGAGCTTGATGAGTCACAAAAAAGTGAACACACAGTGTTCATAATGCCACCAGAACCTCCTGCTGATGATGGACAGGACCGAGTGCCAAAGTACAG CTATAAAAACTTCCCACGACTAGATTTCAAGCTCTTTGACAGGCCACAGGAGCTCAAGCTGTCCTTCAGCAGACACCCAGCTGGAAACAGCATTTCAAATAGTCCAGCACTCATGGCAAAGAGGACAAAACAG GAGATAAAAACAGCCCATAAATTAGCTAAGAAGTACTATGTAAGCCCCCCCCAGTGGGCTAAGTGTCTCTTCAGTCATAGTTACAGCCTATGGTTTATTTGTCTGCCAGCCTACATCAGAGTTGCACATCCCAAGGtcaaagcactgcagcaggcatACGATGTTCtaattaaaatgaggaaaactgaTGTGGAACCACTAGATGAG GTCTGCTACAGGGTTGTAATGCAGCTCTGTGGACTGTGGGGTCAGCCTGTTCAGGCTGTGAGAGTcctctttgaaatgaaaaatgctggaATACAGCCAAATGCCATCACCTATGGTTATTACAATAAG GCAGTTTTAGAGTCTCCTTGGCCTAGCAGTAACCGCAGTGGCATATTCCTGTGGACAAAGGTACGAAATGTAGTTCGTGGCACAGCACAATTTAGGCAGTGCTTAAAGAAATCAACGCAGAGCCCACGAGTACCTGTGATATCAG CTCTGCGGAGTACCACAGGTGGAAGTGATGGGGACATGGTGAGCCATGGTAGCGTGGATAGTTCTAATGATGCTAACAGTGGGGAGCACACTCTCTTCGTCAGTGACTTAGTCAGGCTTGATTCCATTGATAATCACTCTAGCACAG GTGGTCAGTCAGATCAGGGCTACGGATCCAAGGATGAACTTTTAAGAGATGATGGGGATAGTCTTCATGCAACTGAAACACAAGTAGAGAAAGATGTTTCTTCTAAAGCTGAAGACCTAATAGGAG AGGTTTGCACTGGGAAATCTGATGAAAAGCAACAGCTGAATATAGAAACTCATAGTCCAACAGACCCACCTGCTTGGGGTAACAGTATTGTGAAAGTTCCATCTGGCATTTTTGATAGCAGTGGAAGGAAGAGCA aaaCTGGTTCTAGCCCACTGTTCATAACTCAGGATTCAGTTGAAGATGTAGTCTTTGGTGATGTTGCTCCtaagaaaacaagtgaaaaaggacagaagaggcagaaactgttttcagagaGAAGCTGCAGTTTCAGCAGTGAAAGTAGAGCAGGAATGCTGCTTAAAAAAGGCAGCTTGGACTTGCATTCTAAAGAAATAGCAATAATGATGGGAGCAGATGCCAAGATCCTAACAGCAGCTTTATCTGGGGCCAAAGCTTCACCCTGTCTTATGAATAGATCCCACAGCTTTGAAACTATTGTTGACCAGCAGGTTTCTGGCATAAGTGGCACTTGGAGTTGTGTGACAGAGAGTGATTGGGAATTGGAGCATAGGTCTTCACCAGTGCTGGAAGAACCTGGGGAAGGGCAAGAGCATCTTGAGAATGGAAGAGATGAAAACATGACCACAGTAGAAGGCATGAACCTTGAACAGTCAGCTGAGTCCAAAAACCAGAAACCAGAATCCAAAGATGCAACTACTAAAAGGAATAGCTTTTATGGAGTGGTTAAGCCTATTGAAAGGGAAGATGTTGAAGTAGGCTTGGACCCTTTATCTTTGCTGGCTACTGACAGCGTGCAACCAAGGCATCCAGAACCTGAAGAAAAGTTGGTGTCACCAGTTGCAGCACGTAATTTGGCAGATGAAATAGAGAGCTATATGAATCTGAAGAACCCATTGGGTAGTAAGTTTCCCAGCATGGAACTGCACAAGACAGATAGGGAAGCAGAAGACTCTGATTCACTTGGTCACTCCCAAGAAAGGAGGTCAAGCCTGCCTTTGGATCCTGTCCTGCCATCCCCCGAGCCTTACGAAAATCGGAGAAGTCCTTCTGTCTCTAGATCCAAAACATTCACTGGACGACCAAAGCAACAAACCCATCCACGAGTTCAAAAGGAGCGGTCTTCATCTTTGACAGGACTAGGTCGTTCTTCTCCACATGGCTCATTAGGATCTGTCGTAACAACTTTATCCAATCTGAAGTTAGACAATATACTGTCTGGACCAAAAATGGATGTTCTGAAATCAGGCATGAAGCAGGCTGCCAATGTGGCCAGTAAGATGTGGGGAGTTGTAACTTCAGCATATAGCTACCCAGATGATGAG gaaaaaaacagtcaaCCAGACTTTAACTTCCCTGCTGGTTTTGAAGATAATGTTTTAGGAGATAATCCGTCATCAAGAACTGGAGTCCCAGGGCTAATTACGAATGAGCTTGCACAAAGCACTACTAGTCTTGGCAGTAGCAGTAGCAGTGGAGATGCAGGAAGACAGCATTACAGTGCAG GTGAAGTttcattcccaagaagtatgAAAGTTCTAGATTCTGAGAAGTCAGAGCACAGCTCTTCACATAATACTAGTTTATCCAGCATTTGCCAGAACTATGCAATGGAG GTATTGATGTCAAGCTGCTCTCAATGTAGAGTTTGTGGTGCTTTGGTTTATGATGAAGAAATTATGGCTGGATGGACAGCAGATGATTCAAACTTGAACACTACCTGCCCTTTCTGTAAAAGTACCTTCCTACCTTTACTTAATGTTGAATTTAAAGACCTACGTGGTTCTGCAAG CTTTTTCCTGAAGCAAAGTACCTCAGGAGATAGTTTACAGAGTGGTACCCTTCCATTAACCACGGATCCCCTTGAGCAGAAAATGTTGTCCAGTCCAGCTGTTGCTGACTTGATCAGTTTTTCAGATCACCCACAGTCCAGCCACACCATAGCTGAAGAAACtagctctgcagctgagcagag TGATGTGGCAGAAGAACAGAGTAAAGATCTCAGAACCATGAAGACATCTGCCAGTAATCCACCAAAAAGGGGAGTGTCCTTGACTCGGAGCCACAGTGTTGGAGGTCCACTGCAAAACATTGATCTTTCCCAGAGACCGTCTCATGGCATTTCAACAGCTAGTCTTCCAAATAGTTTGCAAGAAGTTGTG gaTCCTTTAATAAAAAGACCTAACCCTCTCCCTGTATCTGTACCCTACTTGAGCCCTTTGGTACTGCGTAAGGAGCTTGAGTCACTGTTGGAAAATGAGGGAGAGCAAGTAATTCATACGTCCAAATTCATCAATCAACACCCCATAATTTTCTGGAACCTAGTTTGGTATTTCCGACGGCTGGATCTACCTAGCAACTTACCTGGACTCATTCTAACATCTGAACACTGTAATGATGGAGTGCAG CTTCCTTTGACATCTCTTGCTCAAGATAGCAAGCTAGTATACATCCATCTTCTGTGGGATAATACCAACCTCCACCAAGAGCCAGGGGATCCACTATATATATCTTGGAGAAATCTCA ATTCTTCTGAAAAGAGATCATCCACAGTGGCAGAAGACCAGCAGGCAATAAACACTTTGTTGGAGAACATCAAACTAAGTATTGAACACAATAATGTTGATAAACCAATCAACCTCCTTCTACAGCAAGTTAAGCCAGATGTGAAACGACAGAG gagtttttacagagaaattcttttcctgtctctggTGTCTCTTGGAAGAGAGAACATTGACATTG agGTCTTTGATAATAAGTACAGAATTGCACATAAAAATCTACCAAAGGATGTTCttgaaaagatgcagaaaatagATGCTCCACCAAGCAGCAGGGTTGAGTGTTGTAGGAAGTGCTTTGGAGCAcctttaatataa